TTCACTATAATTATTGTACTACGGTGAGAAGACTGTTTTCAAAGCAAACTAAAAGAAGACTATAAAATTTTAATGAGACACTCGACAAAAATAATAAAAGCCAGTAAAATAAGGGATGAACTGAATCTTACGTACGATAGGGTTTACATGTTTTTGCCATGTCTACATAAGCTAGTGTATATATAAAGGAGGAAGTAACATGATAATGGGAATCATTACGCTCCTGATCACTATTTTTGCTATTATTGGGGGCTACAAGGAATTAAAGCGTAAAAATTTCTTTGCTGTAGGTTTTGCCGCAATTTCAGTGGCTGTGTTTGGATGGTTTTCAATCCGTACATTAATAGCCTTCTTTTTATACGGCGGTGGGGGAACTGTCGGGTAACATTGCATGTAAAAGAGCTGTCTGTTTATAGACAGCTCTTTTATTTACGAATTAATCCGTTCCATCTATTAATTTTTTATTTACCACTGCTACCTTACTTTTCATTGATGACACTTTATCTCTTCGATCATCTATGCGAATATTCATTGCGACACGTTTGTGGCCTAAGTTAAAAGGCACCTCTTGAATCTGCTTAAGAATCTCATATAAATCATCAACTTCTCCTTCTAGAATTGTACTCATCGGTGTTAATTGATAGTTAATTGTCAACTTTGAGCTCTTTAAAAGGCGATGTACTTCAGCCACTACATCAGACACACTTGTTGTCCCAGCTCCTAAAGGCATAATGGTTACATCAGCTATTGCCAATTTACTCCCTCCTTTTTTTAAACGAAGACACGTTTCTTTTAAAACTTTCTAAACGCCTTTTTCTCAAACGATAGGGCCTTTTGTTATCTGCATATAATTCATGAGCACTACCCTCATGTATGTTTTAATTTTTAGATCATTTACTATAGGAATACATAGTCACTCAGGATTTCCCTAAATGAAGACCATTCGTTGCACCTTGCTTGTTAGTTAGTTACTTACCTGGGAAACCCAATAGTATTGGCTAATTTGTTTTTCGAGTACTTCATTAAGTGTTACTTCTTGAGAGAGGGGCAATCGATGCTCCACCCATGTATGATAATAGTTAATGGCAACTGTATCTTCTTCTTCTAATGGTTCTGCTAAGCGAAACGTTGCTTCACCGCTAGGTCCTAATATAGCTTCATCACTCATGTCATTAGGCAAACTCATGACAGCGCCATTGGATGTTTTTTTCACCTCATCACTATGGTACAAAGTATCGTCCCCTTGTGTTAATTGCAACATTCCACCAGAAACAGCTGAAGCTTTTTCATTACCTGAAGCATCTATGATAAGTAATTCTATGTAATCCATACCTGCTAGCCCATCCTTAGGAAAGTCTCCCCACTGCCATTTAATATTTACATGAGAGTCGTCTAATTGTTCAGTCTGTAAAATGATTGTTTCCTGTAACTCTTCGTTTGTCACCTCTTCTGTCCCGCTTAAACTAGCATAGCCAAATATAAATAGCCCAAGCATCACACCAATTGGAAGTAATAAAACGACTTTATTTCCCATTTTGCTAAAACCCCTTTAGTTTTTATCAAACAAAATTAATTATTGATTTTCATTAAAGAAAAAATGGTAAAAGAAAACAGCGGTAACATGGTACTACAGAAAAAATACTGAGCCAAATGACGATTTGACACCTTATAGCTTCAATAGAGGCCACTCCCCCAAGTATAAGACCGGTCATCATTTCTGGCAACTGAATTACCCCAATGTTTTCAGACCATCTACATTGGGGATCATTACAGCTTTAACAATTTTTTTATGACAGGGATAAGCCCTTGCTCTTCGATTGTTTTATACAGATCACCGTTCGTCAAACGCCCTGCTCTAAATAGAGAGCAGAGGCAGATCTATTTAGGCCAGATAACGGACGCTAATGTTCTGATTCACGCAACAAACAATCAATGGAAGACGATGGTCACCCACTGATTGAAGGTTCGTTTTATATCACGGTGACCAACATATCGGTTTAACAGCTTAAGAGCCTATCACGGTTAAAATATCTCCTTCAAATATTTTAACCGTGAGGAATCAACTTTTTCGGCTTAAATAATCGGCACTATTTGGCCATCCTTAAACATGATTTACGGTATTAAAAAGTCGGATTCATCTGTTTCTACATTAAGAAGTATGTCTAATTTCTCTCCTGTTAATATGAACTGTCCGTCAGGCGAGATTTCGATGGATGATGATTCAGAAAAGGTATCTAATTCCTGTTTCTCCATAGACTTGATCTCTAGCATCACTAGCGAAAAACGTGAGTTATCGCTAATTGGCTCATAATAATAGAGGACATTATTTTGATAACTCAGTTCTGGAACCCACCAGTCTCCAGATTCGGTCATAAACGAGGGAGACTCCCACTCTTCTAAAGGTTCTTTTGTATTCAAATCATGAAGCTGAAACCTTGATATTAAACGAGATTCTTCTTCTGTAGAAACTGTTAAATAGTAATCTGACGATAACCCATAAAACATGATCACCTCATCATGAAGTCTTTGATCACTGTCAAACGACGAAAAAGGCGATGCTACATGCCACACATTCAAAGGTGCTTTAAAACCATAAGGATTATCTTGCCAATTTAAATAGGCCAATTTTTCTTTCCCTACCCATTGAGAATAATAAGGAAAATCCATGACCGTCTTCCATTCCTCACCGCCTAAATGAATCATATATAACTGAGTATTAAATGTCTCATCAAGCATACCTAAAGCGGCGGTCGTATCTTCGTATGGGTTCCAAGAAAATGAAAAATCTACACCTTCAATGCTTTTAGACAAAATCTCTGTTCCATGTTCATCAACTATAAATAATGTTTTCTCCGCATAAGATTCACTAACTTTAACAGCGAATAGAGAATAATTTTCATTAGGATAGACTGCTTCTATTATGCCATTAAAAGAAGCAAAAAATGTTGACTCACCGCTATAAAGGTGATGGCGGAATAACGAACTCTTACCGTTCCCTTCTGAAACATTATATAGAATATGATCGCTATCAAACCAGCCCACCACTTCAGGGTTAACAGGACTTTCCACTTCTATTGCTTTAACAGCTAGGCTATCTTGTACAGGAACTGACTCAGTATCTTTTCTCTGTCCCTGATCCACATCCCCTACACAAGCCGTTAGGAGGAACAACATACATAAATACACCATGATTCTCACTTCTATTCCCCCTATATATTTAAATCTCTTTAAAAAATTTTAATAATTGCTAGTTAGCTTTTACAGTTTCATTGCTCAGCTTTATTACAAGATCGGTGATAATATAACGATAAACTTCAATCAGTGGGCGTTTTACTTCATCCCCCACTGATTGTTAGTTTAACTTATCGGACCTTTAGGGGCAGTTTATCCACCACCTAAACTTTTCGATCTTATTAAGTTTTGTGTGTGGGGGTTTACCTTAAGAGTGGGATAAGCCACTAACGAAAAAAGGATTGAAGACAGGCTTCAATCCTTCCCTCTCATTCACTGCCATAAGTCTCTTTTGCTAGCCATACCGCTCCAATAACACCAGCGTCATTTCCTAACGTTGCAATATTTATATCTGTCTCTCTTGCTACTAAGGGAATCGCATATTTTTTAAACGAATCACTAACAAAGTCGAGTAAAAATGTACCTGCTTTGGACACGCCGCCACCAATCACTATCGTTTGAGGATTTAAAGAGTTCGCAAGATTTGAAAGTGCAAACCCTAAGTGATCTGCTGCAATTTTAACGACGTGCAGAGCTGTTTCGTCTTCGTTTTTGGCACCATCAAACACATCTTTAGCGGTTAGAGTCCCTGCTGTTAACAATTGTTTTTGTAAATAACCTTCGTGCTCTCTGCTTTCTTGAATCGCTTTCATACCAAGGCGAGCAATACCAGTAGCCGATGCTACTGTTTCAAGACAACCTCTTTTACCACAGTTACAATGCTCTCCGCCTTCTTTTACCGACGTCACATGGCCAATTTCTCCAGCTAAGCCGCTTTTTCCATGTATAATTTTCCCACGGGCAATGATACCTCCACCTACACCTGTACCAAGTGTAATAGCCACAAGATCCTCAGCACCTGCGCCTGCGCCTTTCCACTTTTCTCCAGCCGCTGCCAGGTTAGCATCATTGTCTACAACGATAGGTATATTTAATAAAGTCTCTAGTTCAGATTGGATATGATAGTCTTTCCACCCCAAATTAACCGCTTCAATAATAATCCCATTTTCTACATCAATATAACCAGGAGCGCCAACACCGGCGGCTTTAAGACTCTTGTAATCTATTTTTAACTCGACAGCCTTCTCCTTAACTGTTTGCGCAATATCTGCTGTAATATACCTTCCCTTTTCCGTTCTATTTGTAGGAATTTCCCATTTGGAAATTATATCTCCTTCTTTTGTAATAAACGCTAACTTGACTGTCGTACCTCCAATATCAATTCCTGCATACACGCTATTTGTCATTTTTATCATCCTTCATTTTTTTCAGTATCTGTCACTCATTGTATCATGAATTACAGCCTGAACCATGAGAGAGATTGAACTTTTTCTAAAAAAAAAACGTTTTCACTTTCTTGCTTTACTAGTGTTTTATTTCGGTGACTGTCATGCGGGAGAGACACTTATTGACCAATAGAGTTAGTTCGTTGTCCTCACTTTATCAACAAATTCCAACGAAACTTAAACATGTTTTGTAACAGCTGTTCACTAATTAACGTCCCTTCTTTGTTTGGTTTTTTTTTCTTCTAAAAGAATAAGACGTGCTTCCTTGTAAAAATTTGTATCAATTATACCAAGTCGATAGAGCTCACTCACTTCTTCTTCGAGAAGAGCTAAATCTGCAAGTTTATCTCCAGTGTAAATATAACTCTGATAGTTACGAATAAATGTTACTAATTCAAAATAAGTCATACCGTTCGGCTCCTTATCTCTTTTACCACTTCAAGTTTCTATTTTGATTATAGCAGTTTTATAATAGCCGCGAATAGAAAAAGTGCTAATGGAACAAAATGTATAAAAGAAACAAACTTTAAAAAAACAAAAAGGCGCATCATCACTATAAACCCACCTATCATAACCCCGGCACACAGAGGTAAAATGACCATTATAACCCATGGTGAAAAGCCACCTGAAGCGGCGAATTCAACACCTAATATAAAGAATAATAAAGCTATAAAAGCAATATATCCTTTTGAATGATGAGGCATATAACCATAAGATGGATGGTAAATTCCGTAGAGGTAAATGGTGATCCATATTAGTAATAGAAATAAAATTACTTTCAAAATAAGGATTGGGATCCATGTAAATAAAGCTGCCCCTAAAATGGCCCCTGTCATTAAAGGAAGCAGTACGATACTAAGTGTTAATATTATCAAAGGATAAGGATACCTCACTTGCACTGCTGGCAAAGTCCCGACAGTAAACGATAGGAGAAAGATAAAAAATATCTCACTTAAAAACTGCATAGTCATCAGCCCCTTCTCCTGTATAGTCTATGTTAAATGTCTTTCATTAAGGACAAACAATTTTCGATTGCTGAAGGGAACATTGTATTGATATACTAGTAAGATAGTGCTTAATTACTTCTAAAAAGGAATGGGAATGAAATGTCTAACGAGAAATTAGAGGATATTCTAAAAAAAGGAATGTATGGAACACCTCAATTAAGACCTGAAGAACGCAAATTATTTTTATCCTCTTTTGCAGAAAGGGTTTATTTAGCATTAACAAAATCACAAGTCCGACACCGAGGAATTTATGCCGAAGCTGAGACAATGATGACGCAACAGAAAAATGCCAAGCTTCTAATTAATGGCGGATTAAGTTACCATGAATACAGTAATTATATTCAGACTGCTAATAAACATCATATCCCCTTCACAATTGTGAATGATGGACGCGAATCTCCATTAGGAATAGTTCTCGCAGCGGATAGCCCTGTAAACAGAGAAGATAGCATGTTTGTTAAAGACGATTTATATCATGATGACATGTCGTAATAATAATTGAGAGCCGGACTCCCGGCTCTTTTCAAATGGCATTTTCTCGATATTGTAGGCTGTGGTTCAATTATAGTCTCTAGACATTTCTTAGTTTTTTGTCTTCGTGTTACTTCCTAACTTAAATGTTCTTCTCCCTAGCTCCCTATGTGTATATCCCATCCCCCCGGCATATAACTTTCCCTCATATTGTAATAATACATAAAATTCAAAGTTACTTATATCACTCATGGCACTACAAACTTGGCAACTCTAAAAAGGCATATTCATTATCCTCCTAGCATATGAAAAAACAGATAGGTTTGTCTAAAGAGGAGGATATGTCTATGCTAAAAAAAATAAATAAACATTTTTATAAAATCGTGTTTCTAGCCTTTTTTACAGCTATCGTTCTGTCGTTCACTCCCCTTTCTCCGTGGAGAGCGATGAATGAAGTTTTCATATTTTTTCCTGAGGATGATAACGTTTATTTTAAAGAAGCGCGTACCTCTCTCGAATTATTAAGCAAAAAAGACGACGACGAGTATTCTTTGCGATGGGCCTTTGCATCAGAAACAAATAAGCCTGCTTTTTTAAGAAAGGATATGTCTATCGTGTTTGAAAATGGTGTTTTTAAAGGGGCTAAAATGCAATCCCTTCAAGAACAATTATTTATTGAAGAAATAACAACATTTGATGGGGAAGATAGTGGCCGCTATGATGCTCTAACTTTCCATCATGCTGAGCTTCATTACGAAAAAGATATCTATAAAAGTAAACATGCGTGGAGTAAAGATCACTTGTATGTTAGTGATTCACCTTTAGCCCCCTTGAGCTCTTTTAAAGAACCATTAAGTGCTCAAGAAAAGGAGAGCCAACAGCTACTTGATACTATCATTAATCAACAGCTGGATTATGTGTTAGAGGGATTACTGGAAGAGTTCCATATTAATCGTGAAGAATATGATGTTTATTCATTGTTAGATCTTCCTGATTACGCTCAAACACCCCTCCCTGGTCTTAATGAAAAAGAAACCTTCGCCACACTCGGAAGGTTATGGGAAGGCTTTTATCGCTATTATATTCTTGGCATTAATACGTTTACAGAGGAAACTTACTCACCCATCGGTAATAGTTTACCTCACGTGTTAATCCATCAAGATGGGACACACCTTTTGTTAGTTTATGAAATGAAAGATGGGACACGCCAGCAACTTTTGCAAATGATTGATGAAGTAGAAGCCCCCTCGTAAAAAATTTAATCATCAATATGCCGTTTTATTTCGGAATATTTTTTTTGGTAGTCCTCATTTTCTGGGGCCACTTCTAGAGCTTTCTC
The DNA window shown above is from Salipaludibacillus agaradhaerens and carries:
- a CDS encoding MTH1187 family thiamine-binding protein, encoding MAIADVTIMPLGAGTTSVSDVVAEVHRLLKSSKLTINYQLTPMSTILEGEVDDLYEILKQIQEVPFNLGHKRVAMNIRIDDRRDKVSSMKSKVAVVNKKLIDGTD
- a CDS encoding ROK family glucokinase; its protein translation is MTNSVYAGIDIGGTTVKLAFITKEGDIISKWEIPTNRTEKGRYITADIAQTVKEKAVELKIDYKSLKAAGVGAPGYIDVENGIIIEAVNLGWKDYHIQSELETLLNIPIVVDNDANLAAAGEKWKGAGAGAEDLVAITLGTGVGGGIIARGKIIHGKSGLAGEIGHVTSVKEGGEHCNCGKRGCLETVASATGIARLGMKAIQESREHEGYLQKQLLTAGTLTAKDVFDGAKNEDETALHVVKIAADHLGFALSNLANSLNPQTIVIGGGVSKAGTFLLDFVSDSFKKYAIPLVARETDINIATLGNDAGVIGAVWLAKETYGSE
- a CDS encoding DUF2759 domain-containing protein; the encoded protein is MIMGIITLLITIFAIIGGYKELKRKNFFAVGFAAISVAVFGWFSIRTLIAFFLYGGGGTVG
- a CDS encoding ABC transporter permease, with the protein product MMTGLILGGVASIEAIRCQIVIWLSIFSVVPCYRCFLLPFFL
- a CDS encoding YqgQ family protein translates to MTYFELVTFIRNYQSYIYTGDKLADLALLEEEVSELYRLGIIDTNFYKEARLILLEEKKTKQRRDVN
- a CDS encoding YueI family protein, which produces MSNEKLEDILKKGMYGTPQLRPEERKLFLSSFAERVYLALTKSQVRHRGIYAEAETMMTQQKNAKLLINGGLSYHEYSNYIQTANKHHIPFTIVNDGRESPLGIVLAADSPVNREDSMFVKDDLYHDDMS
- a CDS encoding YqgU-like beta propeller domain-containing protein, whose protein sequence is MVYLCMLFLLTACVGDVDQGQRKDTESVPVQDSLAVKAIEVESPVNPEVVGWFDSDHILYNVSEGNGKSSLFRHHLYSGESTFFASFNGIIEAVYPNENYSLFAVKVSESYAEKTLFIVDEHGTEILSKSIEGVDFSFSWNPYEDTTAALGMLDETFNTQLYMIHLGGEEWKTVMDFPYYSQWVGKEKLAYLNWQDNPYGFKAPLNVWHVASPFSSFDSDQRLHDEVIMFYGLSSDYYLTVSTEEESRLISRFQLHDLNTKEPLEEWESPSFMTESGDWWVPELSYQNNVLYYYEPISDNSRFSLVMLEIKSMEKQELDTFSESSSIEISPDGQFILTGEKLDILLNVETDESDFLIP